A section of the Metabacillus endolithicus genome encodes:
- a CDS encoding Gfo/Idh/MocA family protein: MERVKVGIIGCGTISNVYLDNLTQRYKLIEVVACADLFVEKAEELAKKYNVPKACSVEDLLADPEVEIILNLTIPAAHYEINVAALQSGKHVYCEKPLALNLEDAKKSIELANEKGLMLGCSPDSFLGAGIQTSKKVFDGGWIGEPVSVTANFMCHGHELWHPAPDFYYKEGGGPILDMGPYYITAMVALLGPIKKITCIAKKTYEERTVLNSKIRSKKSIDVEVPTHYSGLVEFENGVTATVNMSFDIWFSNLPKLEIYGTEGTLMVPDPNMFGGPVKLIRGDNMVDSIEGLIG; the protein is encoded by the coding sequence ATGGAAAGAGTAAAAGTTGGGATTATCGGGTGCGGTACGATTAGTAATGTATACTTAGATAATTTAACACAGCGTTATAAACTTATTGAGGTCGTTGCATGTGCAGACTTATTTGTTGAAAAAGCAGAAGAGCTGGCAAAGAAATATAATGTACCGAAAGCATGCAGTGTGGAAGACTTGTTGGCCGATCCTGAAGTCGAAATCATTTTAAATTTAACAATTCCAGCTGCTCACTACGAAATAAATGTAGCAGCATTACAGTCTGGAAAACATGTATATTGTGAGAAGCCACTTGCATTAAATTTGGAAGATGCGAAAAAATCCATAGAATTAGCCAATGAGAAAGGATTGATGCTCGGATGCTCCCCAGATTCTTTCTTAGGTGCAGGTATTCAAACCTCTAAAAAAGTCTTTGATGGAGGTTGGATTGGCGAGCCAGTCTCTGTAACAGCTAATTTTATGTGTCATGGACATGAGTTATGGCATCCAGCTCCTGATTTCTACTATAAGGAAGGTGGCGGACCAATCTTAGATATGGGGCCGTATTATATTACTGCTATGGTAGCATTATTGGGGCCAATTAAGAAGATTACTTGTATCGCAAAAAAGACATATGAAGAAAGAACAGTACTAAATTCAAAAATTAGATCAAAAAAATCAATCGATGTAGAAGTACCCACCCATTATTCCGGGTTGGTTGAGTTTGAAAATGGAGTAACAGCAACTGTCAATATGAGCTTTGATATATGGTTTTCTAATTTACCGAAGCTTGAGATATATGGAACAGAAGGAACATTAATGGTTCCCGACCCTAATATGTTTGGCGGACCAGTTAAGCTAATCAGAGGCGATAATATGGTTGACAGCATTGAGGGCTTGATTGGATAG
- a CDS encoding sugar phosphate isomerase/epimerase family protein, with amino-acid sequence MDNLKYSYMTNMWGMITDYPKINNFNEWYEEDYGNAAYYLDWDHIFKYHVASGIKGIEVMFYHIPYIKQFFGSLKNFADFAKERGIEQITGMFSAAMGSENKETLQGAIHFNQMWIDALHELGGENIVIMPAGQYYGTGPLSKDQLRNAAYCMNEIGKRAADKGITACIHNEFWCAVNLYDHEEYLEMTDPKYVSYCLDTAQLSIMGVDPVKFYDKYHDRIKYFHLKDTTHPNATDSERFGPGAEFADEGTRWFWELGAGSVDFKGLWHLLKKYNHKGWMTLETDGTPDPLASMLLSKWYIDQELSPIYK; translated from the coding sequence ATGGACAACTTAAAATATTCATATATGACAAATATGTGGGGAATGATTACTGATTACCCTAAAATTAATAACTTTAACGAATGGTACGAAGAAGATTATGGAAATGCTGCGTACTATTTAGATTGGGATCACATCTTTAAATATCACGTTGCCTCCGGAATTAAAGGAATTGAAGTGATGTTTTACCATATCCCCTATATTAAGCAATTTTTCGGCTCATTAAAAAACTTTGCTGATTTCGCTAAAGAAAGAGGTATTGAACAGATTACGGGAATGTTTTCTGCAGCGATGGGGTCCGAAAATAAGGAAACCTTACAAGGTGCGATTCACTTTAATCAAATGTGGATCGATGCATTGCATGAATTAGGAGGAGAAAATATCGTTATTATGCCTGCTGGTCAATACTATGGAACAGGTCCATTATCTAAGGATCAGCTACGTAATGCAGCTTATTGCATGAATGAAATTGGAAAAAGAGCAGCTGATAAAGGGATCACAGCTTGCATACATAACGAATTCTGGTGTGCAGTCAATCTTTATGATCATGAGGAATACCTAGAAATGACAGATCCAAAGTATGTTTCCTACTGTTTGGATACAGCCCAGCTCTCCATAATGGGTGTAGATCCAGTGAAGTTTTATGATAAGTACCATGATAGGATTAAATATTTTCACTTAAAGGATACCACTCACCCAAATGCTACTGACAGTGAAAGATTCGGACCTGGAGCCGAATTTGCCGATGAAGGTACAAGATGGTTCTGGGAATTAGGAGCAGGTAGTGTTGATTTCAAGGGGCTTTGGCATCTACTAAAGAAGTATAACCATAAGGGTTGGATGACTCTCGAGACAGACGGTACTCCAGATCCACTTGCATCTATGCTTCTATCAAAATGGTATATCGATCAAGAACTTTCACCTATTTATAAATAA
- a CDS encoding sugar phosphate isomerase/epimerase family protein, which translates to MKFGCSLEMVNMRVSEPGFKHKLSKSYWVELLKFIATSGFKGIELPYNTYSTDGIAFNMARSGMPISKYAINTKYGSVNEFKNLLNHVGIEEVTGVHLNASDALIELLTTGQHPDKLFEKVEAAADEAIDFLLEIGGKELVISPTPEIGLLNQIMGHKNDDWPQAFLSQTADVINRIGTKAAANRIQASIRNEFWSLIRGNQLDFFMDKLDPQNLKYSPDLAHLHISGVDPKEVVEKYKDRISSIRFSDTKFEDLENNFSKTNPEFPVVGVQRVFCDLGDGHIDIKGIYQILLGTGYDGWIICESKKTLNVYKALLKLDWYINNSLKITGEECK; encoded by the coding sequence ATGAAATTTGGATGTAGTTTAGAAATGGTTAATATGCGAGTTAGTGAGCCTGGTTTCAAACATAAATTGTCAAAATCATATTGGGTTGAACTTCTAAAGTTTATAGCAACGTCAGGGTTTAAAGGAATTGAGCTCCCATACAACACCTATTCTACCGATGGGATCGCTTTTAACATGGCGAGAAGCGGAATGCCGATAAGTAAATATGCCATCAACACAAAATATGGATCTGTCAACGAGTTTAAGAATCTTCTAAACCATGTTGGAATTGAAGAGGTTACTGGAGTTCATTTAAATGCTAGTGATGCCTTAATTGAGCTTTTAACAACTGGCCAGCATCCAGACAAACTATTTGAAAAAGTAGAAGCTGCTGCTGATGAGGCAATCGATTTTCTATTAGAGATTGGCGGTAAAGAGCTTGTCATCTCGCCAACCCCAGAGATTGGATTACTCAATCAGATTATGGGTCATAAAAATGACGATTGGCCTCAAGCATTTCTTTCTCAAACAGCTGATGTTATTAACAGGATTGGGACGAAAGCAGCAGCAAACAGAATCCAAGCATCTATTAGGAATGAATTCTGGAGTCTTATTCGTGGTAACCAGTTAGATTTCTTTATGGATAAGCTTGATCCTCAAAATCTTAAATACAGTCCAGACTTAGCACACCTTCATATTTCAGGTGTAGATCCAAAAGAGGTAGTAGAAAAATACAAGGATAGAATTAGCTCTATTCGTTTTAGTGACACTAAATTTGAAGATTTAGAAAACAATTTCTCAAAGACAAACCCTGAATTTCCTGTTGTCGGGGTACAGCGAGTTTTCTGTGACCTAGGAGATGGCCATATAGATATAAAGGGGATCTATCAGATACTATTGGGTACTGGATATGACGGCTGGATAATCTGTGAATCTAAGAAAACTTTAAATGTCTATAAAGCTCTGTTGAAGTTGGATTGGTACATAAACAATTCACTTAAAATCACGGGAGAGGAGTGTAAATAA